In Haematobia irritans isolate KBUSLIRL chromosome 1, ASM5000362v1, whole genome shotgun sequence, a genomic segment contains:
- the ClC-a gene encoding chloride channel protein 2 isoform X7, with protein MKPENSNSFRNEENWRTNRGISAGKYYLQELLGKRESRAFKVSSWIWKHTFARLGEDWVFLALLGIIMALLSYVMDKGISICTNARVWLYRDLTTQPIAQYFAWVSLPVCLILFSAGFVHLIAPQSIGSGIPEMKTILRGVALKEYLTFKTLVAKIVGLTATLGSGMPLGKEGPFVHIASIVAQLLSKLVTSFQGIYENESRNSEMLAAACAVGVGACFAAPVGGVLFSIEVTTTYFAVRNYWRGFFAAVCGATVFRLLAVWFQNADTVRAVFLTNFTTEFPFDPQELFVFALMGVVCGLGGAAYVWVHRRYVLFMRSNKKMNKFLQKNRFLYPGFLALLVSTISFPLGTGQFIAGELGTHEQVSQLFSNFTWSREDLTVEQAAIVTHWVTPYTNVFINLTCYVVFTFVFSIIASTIPVPSGIFIPVFKIGAGLGRLIGESMHLWFPNGVRYGGRLSPINPGGYAVVGAAAFSGAVTHTVSVAVIVFEMTGQITHVVPVMIAVLIANAIAALLQPSMYDSIILIKKLPYLPDLLPSSSGMYSIYVEDFMVRDVKYIWQGITYQRLKEVLKSNKTLRSLPLVDSPENMILLGSVQRYELIKMIEKHIGREKRMEVAQKWKKEAEEKMREEERKKQEAEQRMRRPSRFEVLPAPDILSLRQIANDEMLPPKKKQESMNNTLQPRKSILKKTNSFNLKAFTSPTSLNSPNITPYTTITGTTEYRIRNAFEAIFKKSTTLQDVQPTDGQEAGSISAAASTGDMMTPGTPTVQRAPSTPGISKKVQLSYRGSSKKVQLPRERVIDMSPEDQKKWEMEEMQKPIDLDKAKVNIDPSPFQLVERTSILKVHSLFSMVGINHAYVTKIGRLVGVVGLKELRKAIEDINSNSFVIQNQLKDTDPTDVENSSAQKPLLTPQDSSDKQVNVTVTSMDSALSNSDNCSDIELENIHKTSVSSSLSASVSPSPTIDSSNNSSTKPISPLAKEHTIRRKSPPPPENPKTTTESPSRETTKE; from the exons TGCTGGGAAATATTATTTGCAGGAACTCCTAGGTAAACGTGAATCACGTGCATTTAAAGTCTCATCATGGATATGGAAACACACATTTGCCCGTCTGGGCGAAGATTGGGTATTTTTAGCACTGCTGGGCATTATCATGGCCCTATTATCATATGTCATGGACAAGGGTATATCAATATGTACAAATG CTCGCGTTTGGCTATATCGAGACCTGACAACTCAACCCATTGCTCAATATTTTGCTTGGGTCTCATTACCCGTCTGTTTAATACTCTTTTCGGCGGGATTTGTTCATCTTATAGCACCGCAGAgtatag GTTCTGGTATACCCGAAATGAAAACAATTCTACGTGGGGTGGCCCTTAAAGAGTATTTAACATTTAAAACCTTAGTGGCCAAGATTGTTGGTTTAACGGCAACTTTGGGCAGTGGTATGCCATTAGGAAAGGAA GGTCCATTCGTACATATAGCAAGTATTGTAGCACAATTATTAAGTAAGCTAGTGACATCATTCCAAGGTATCTATGAAAATGAATCTCGCAATTCGGAAATGTTGGCCGCTGCCTGTGCAGTGGGTGTGGGTGCATGTTTTGCAGCTCCAGTAGGCG GTGTATTATTTAGTATAGAGGTAACCACAACATATTTCGCTGTTCGCAATTATTGGCGTGGTTTTTTTGCTGCTGTTTGTGGTGCTACTGTCTTCCGTCTATTGGCCGTATGGTTTCAAAATGCCGATACTGTGCGTGCcgtatttttaacaaatttcaccACAGAATTTCCCTTTGATCCTCAGGAATTATTTGTGTTTGCTTTAATGGG AGTTGTTTGTGGCTTAGGAGGAGCAGCCTATGTTTGGGTACATCGACGATATGTTCTATTCATGCGTTCCAAtaagaaaatgaataaatttctacagaaaaa CCGTTTCCTATATCCCGGTTTTCTGGCCCTTTTGGTATCAACCATCTCATTTCCTCTGGGCACTGGACAATTCATAGCTGGCGAATTGGGTACACATGAACAGGTATCGCAACTCTTTAGTAATTTCACATGGTCCCGAGAAGATCTGACGGTGGAACAGGCAGCCATTGTTACACATTGGGTAACGCCTTACACAAATGTCTTCATCAATCTGACATGTTATGTTGTGTTTACA TTTGTGTTCTCTATCATTGCCTCAACCATACCCGTGCCATCGGGTATTTTTATACCAGTATTCAAAATAGGTGCGGGTCTGGGACGTTTAATTGGTGAAAGCATGCATTTATGGTTTCCCAATGGTGTGCGCTATGGCGGCCGTTTGTCACCCATTAATCCCGGAGGCTATGCCGTTGTGGGCGCTGCTGCATTTTCGGGGGCTGTCACTCATACGGTGTCGGTGGCAGTGATTGTCTTCGAAATGACCGGTCAAATAACCCATGTGGTACCGGTGATGATAGCTGTGCTCATAGCCAATGCTATAGCCGCACTCTTACAACCCTCCATGTACGACAGTAttatattgattaaaaagttgcCATATCTGCCCGATTTGCTGCCCTCCAGCTCAGGCATGTATAGTATCTATGTCGAGGACTTTATGGTGCGCGATGTCAAATACATATGGCAGGGCATTACCTATCAGCGCCTCAAGGAGGTCTTGAAGAGTAATAAAACCTTACGTTCGCTGCCGTTAGTAGACAGTCCGGAGAATATGATTCTTTTGGGTTCGGTCCAACGCTACGAACTCATCAAAATGATTGAGAAACACATAGGCCGTGAGAAACGTATGGAAGTGGCACAGAAATGGAAAAAAGAAGCCGAAGAGAAGATGCGTGAAGAAGAACGTAAAAAACAAGAGGCCGAACAACGTATGAGAAGACCCTCTCGATTTGAGGTTCTACCGGCACCTGATATCCTAAGTCTACGACAAATAGCCAATGATGAAATGCTACCGCCCAAAAAGAAGCAAGAATCAATGAATAATACACTGCAACCTCGTAAATCCATTTTGAAAAAGACAAACTCATTTAATCTTAAAGCTTTTACCTCACCTACCTCATTGAATAGTCCTAATATAACGCCATATACCACAATAACCGGTACTACGGAATATCGCATACGTAATGCCTTCGAGGCAATCTTTAAAAAATCCACCACCTTGCAAGATGTTCAGCCCACCGATGGCCAGGAAGCGGGTTCAATATCGGCAGCAGCCAGTACGGGTGATATGATGACACCGGGTACGCCAACTGTGCAAAGGGCACCCAGCACACCGGGTATATCGAAAAAAGTTCAATTG TCCTATAGAGGAAGTTCGAAAAAGGTTCAATTG CCTAGAGAACGTGTTATCGATATGTCACCCGAAGATCAGAAGAAATGGGAAATGGAAGAAATGCAAAAACCCATAGATTTGGATAAGGCTAAGGTCAATATAGATCCAAGTCCATTCCAGCTGGTGGAAAGAACCTCTATACTCAAAGTACATTCATTATTCTCCATGGTGGGGATAAATCATGCATATGTTACAAAAATTGGAAGACTTGTCGGTGTGGTGGGTTTAAAAGAG TTACGCAAAGCCATCGAGGATATCAATAGCAACAGTTTTGTGatacaaaatcaattaaaagacACTGATCCCACAGATGTGGAAAATAGCTCGGCCCAAAAGCCTTTGCTAACACCTCAAGACAGTAGTGATAAACAAGTAAATGTCACAGTAACATCTATGGATTCGGCATTATCCAATTCGGATAATTGTTCGGATATTGAATTGGAAAATATTCACAAGACATCAGTCTCATCATCATTGTCAGCATCGGTCTCACCATCACCGACCATAGATTCATCCAATAATAGTAGTACTAAGCCTATATCACCATTAGCTAAAGAGCATACAATAAGAAGGAAATCTCCCCCGCCTCCAGAAAATCCCAAAACCACAACAGAATCGCCTAGTCGAGAAACGACCAAAGAGTGA
- the ClC-a gene encoding chloride channel protein 2 isoform X5: MKSLNNNVDKDSAAKESLLAVPSFQLQPMRIHANGTPASDNLIDDDAEEGLGYTHTLMYGRYTKDLGEFAKDEARKLKLLQKRRKLEDKQRNKELLGKRESRAFKVSSWIWKHTFARLGEDWVFLALLGIIMALLSYVMDKGISICTNARVWLYRDLTTQPIAQYFAWVSLPVCLILFSAGFVHLIAPQSIGSGIPEMKTILRGVALKEYLTFKTLVAKIVGLTATLGSGMPLGKEGPFVHIASIVAQLLSKLVTSFQGIYENESRNSEMLAAACAVGVGACFAAPVGGVLFSIEVTTTYFAVRNYWRGFFAAVCGATVFRLLAVWFQNADTVRAVFLTNFTTEFPFDPQELFVFALMGVVCGLGGAAYVWVHRRYVLFMRSNKKMNKFLQKNRFLYPGFLALLVSTISFPLGTGQFIAGELGTHEQVSQLFSNFTWSREDLTVEQAAIVTHWVTPYTNVFINLTCYVVFTFVFSIIASTIPVPSGIFIPVFKIGAGLGRLIGESMHLWFPNGVRYGGRLSPINPGGYAVVGAAAFSGAVTHTVSVAVIVFEMTGQITHVVPVMIAVLIANAIAALLQPSMYDSIILIKKLPYLPDLLPSSSGMYSIYVEDFMVRDVKYIWQGITYQRLKEVLKSNKTLRSLPLVDSPENMILLGSVQRYELIKMIEKHIGREKRMEVAQKWKKEAEEKMREEERKKQEAEQRMRRPSRFEVLPAPDILSLRQIANDEMLPPKKKQESMNNTLQPRKSILKKTNSFNLKAFTSPTSLNSPNITPYTTITGTTEYRIRNAFEAIFKKSTTLQDVQPTDGQEAGSISAAASTGDMMTPGTPTVQRAPSTPGISKKVQLSYRGSSKKVQLPRERVIDMSPEDQKKWEMEEMQKPIDLDKAKVNIDPSPFQLVERTSILKVHSLFSMVGINHAYVTKIGRLVGVVGLKELRKAIEDINSNSFVIQNQLKDTDPTDVENSSAQKPLLTPQDSSDKQVNVTVTSMDSALSNSDNCSDIELENIHKTSVSSSLSASVSPSPTIDSSNNSSTKPISPLAKEHTIRRKSPPPPENPKTTTESPSRETTKE, from the exons GAACTCCTAGGTAAACGTGAATCACGTGCATTTAAAGTCTCATCATGGATATGGAAACACACATTTGCCCGTCTGGGCGAAGATTGGGTATTTTTAGCACTGCTGGGCATTATCATGGCCCTATTATCATATGTCATGGACAAGGGTATATCAATATGTACAAATG CTCGCGTTTGGCTATATCGAGACCTGACAACTCAACCCATTGCTCAATATTTTGCTTGGGTCTCATTACCCGTCTGTTTAATACTCTTTTCGGCGGGATTTGTTCATCTTATAGCACCGCAGAgtatag GTTCTGGTATACCCGAAATGAAAACAATTCTACGTGGGGTGGCCCTTAAAGAGTATTTAACATTTAAAACCTTAGTGGCCAAGATTGTTGGTTTAACGGCAACTTTGGGCAGTGGTATGCCATTAGGAAAGGAA GGTCCATTCGTACATATAGCAAGTATTGTAGCACAATTATTAAGTAAGCTAGTGACATCATTCCAAGGTATCTATGAAAATGAATCTCGCAATTCGGAAATGTTGGCCGCTGCCTGTGCAGTGGGTGTGGGTGCATGTTTTGCAGCTCCAGTAGGCG GTGTATTATTTAGTATAGAGGTAACCACAACATATTTCGCTGTTCGCAATTATTGGCGTGGTTTTTTTGCTGCTGTTTGTGGTGCTACTGTCTTCCGTCTATTGGCCGTATGGTTTCAAAATGCCGATACTGTGCGTGCcgtatttttaacaaatttcaccACAGAATTTCCCTTTGATCCTCAGGAATTATTTGTGTTTGCTTTAATGGG AGTTGTTTGTGGCTTAGGAGGAGCAGCCTATGTTTGGGTACATCGACGATATGTTCTATTCATGCGTTCCAAtaagaaaatgaataaatttctacagaaaaa CCGTTTCCTATATCCCGGTTTTCTGGCCCTTTTGGTATCAACCATCTCATTTCCTCTGGGCACTGGACAATTCATAGCTGGCGAATTGGGTACACATGAACAGGTATCGCAACTCTTTAGTAATTTCACATGGTCCCGAGAAGATCTGACGGTGGAACAGGCAGCCATTGTTACACATTGGGTAACGCCTTACACAAATGTCTTCATCAATCTGACATGTTATGTTGTGTTTACA TTTGTGTTCTCTATCATTGCCTCAACCATACCCGTGCCATCGGGTATTTTTATACCAGTATTCAAAATAGGTGCGGGTCTGGGACGTTTAATTGGTGAAAGCATGCATTTATGGTTTCCCAATGGTGTGCGCTATGGCGGCCGTTTGTCACCCATTAATCCCGGAGGCTATGCCGTTGTGGGCGCTGCTGCATTTTCGGGGGCTGTCACTCATACGGTGTCGGTGGCAGTGATTGTCTTCGAAATGACCGGTCAAATAACCCATGTGGTACCGGTGATGATAGCTGTGCTCATAGCCAATGCTATAGCCGCACTCTTACAACCCTCCATGTACGACAGTAttatattgattaaaaagttgcCATATCTGCCCGATTTGCTGCCCTCCAGCTCAGGCATGTATAGTATCTATGTCGAGGACTTTATGGTGCGCGATGTCAAATACATATGGCAGGGCATTACCTATCAGCGCCTCAAGGAGGTCTTGAAGAGTAATAAAACCTTACGTTCGCTGCCGTTAGTAGACAGTCCGGAGAATATGATTCTTTTGGGTTCGGTCCAACGCTACGAACTCATCAAAATGATTGAGAAACACATAGGCCGTGAGAAACGTATGGAAGTGGCACAGAAATGGAAAAAAGAAGCCGAAGAGAAGATGCGTGAAGAAGAACGTAAAAAACAAGAGGCCGAACAACGTATGAGAAGACCCTCTCGATTTGAGGTTCTACCGGCACCTGATATCCTAAGTCTACGACAAATAGCCAATGATGAAATGCTACCGCCCAAAAAGAAGCAAGAATCAATGAATAATACACTGCAACCTCGTAAATCCATTTTGAAAAAGACAAACTCATTTAATCTTAAAGCTTTTACCTCACCTACCTCATTGAATAGTCCTAATATAACGCCATATACCACAATAACCGGTACTACGGAATATCGCATACGTAATGCCTTCGAGGCAATCTTTAAAAAATCCACCACCTTGCAAGATGTTCAGCCCACCGATGGCCAGGAAGCGGGTTCAATATCGGCAGCAGCCAGTACGGGTGATATGATGACACCGGGTACGCCAACTGTGCAAAGGGCACCCAGCACACCGGGTATATCGAAAAAAGTTCAATTG TCCTATAGAGGAAGTTCGAAAAAGGTTCAATTG CCTAGAGAACGTGTTATCGATATGTCACCCGAAGATCAGAAGAAATGGGAAATGGAAGAAATGCAAAAACCCATAGATTTGGATAAGGCTAAGGTCAATATAGATCCAAGTCCATTCCAGCTGGTGGAAAGAACCTCTATACTCAAAGTACATTCATTATTCTCCATGGTGGGGATAAATCATGCATATGTTACAAAAATTGGAAGACTTGTCGGTGTGGTGGGTTTAAAAGAG TTACGCAAAGCCATCGAGGATATCAATAGCAACAGTTTTGTGatacaaaatcaattaaaagacACTGATCCCACAGATGTGGAAAATAGCTCGGCCCAAAAGCCTTTGCTAACACCTCAAGACAGTAGTGATAAACAAGTAAATGTCACAGTAACATCTATGGATTCGGCATTATCCAATTCGGATAATTGTTCGGATATTGAATTGGAAAATATTCACAAGACATCAGTCTCATCATCATTGTCAGCATCGGTCTCACCATCACCGACCATAGATTCATCCAATAATAGTAGTACTAAGCCTATATCACCATTAGCTAAAGAGCATACAATAAGAAGGAAATCTCCCCCGCCTCCAGAAAATCCCAAAACCACAACAGAATCGCCTAGTCGAGAAACGACCAAAGAGTGA
- the ClC-a gene encoding chloride channel protein 2 isoform X6 yields MFAIKEKMYGRYTKDLGEFAKDEARKLKLLQKRRKLEDKQRNKELLGKRESRAFKVSSWIWKHTFARLGEDWVFLALLGIIMALLSYVMDKGISICTNARVWLYRDLTTQPIAQYFAWVSLPVCLILFSAGFVHLIAPQSIGSGIPEMKTILRGVALKEYLTFKTLVAKIVGLTATLGSGMPLGKEGPFVHIASIVAQLLSKLVTSFQGIYENESRNSEMLAAACAVGVGACFAAPVGGVLFSIEVTTTYFAVRNYWRGFFAAVCGATVFRLLAVWFQNADTVRAVFLTNFTTEFPFDPQELFVFALMGVVCGLGGAAYVWVHRRYVLFMRSNKKMNKFLQKNRFLYPGFLALLVSTISFPLGTGQFIAGELGTHEQVSQLFSNFTWSREDLTVEQAAIVTHWVTPYTNVFINLTCYVVFTFVFSIIASTIPVPSGIFIPVFKIGAGLGRLIGESMHLWFPNGVRYGGRLSPINPGGYAVVGAAAFSGAVTHTVSVAVIVFEMTGQITHVVPVMIAVLIANAIAALLQPSMYDSIILIKKLPYLPDLLPSSSGMYSIYVEDFMVRDVKYIWQGITYQRLKEVLKSNKTLRSLPLVDSPENMILLGSVQRYELIKMIEKHIGREKRMEVAQKWKKEAEEKMREEERKKQEAEQRMRRPSRFEVLPAPDILSLRQIANDEMLPPKKKQESMNNTLQPRKSILKKTNSFNLKAFTSPTSLNSPNITPYTTITGTTEYRIRNAFEAIFKKSTTLQDVQPTDGQEAGSISAAASTGDMMTPGTPTVQRAPSTPGISKKVQLSYRGSSKKVQLPRERVIDMSPEDQKKWEMEEMQKPIDLDKAKVNIDPSPFQLVERTSILKVHSLFSMVGINHAYVTKIGRLVGVVGLKELRKAIEDINSNSFVIQNQLKDTDPTDVENSSAQKPLLTPQDSSDKQVNVTVTSMDSALSNSDNCSDIELENIHKTSVSSSLSASVSPSPTIDSSNNSSTKPISPLAKEHTIRRKSPPPPENPKTTTESPSRETTKE; encoded by the exons GAACTCCTAGGTAAACGTGAATCACGTGCATTTAAAGTCTCATCATGGATATGGAAACACACATTTGCCCGTCTGGGCGAAGATTGGGTATTTTTAGCACTGCTGGGCATTATCATGGCCCTATTATCATATGTCATGGACAAGGGTATATCAATATGTACAAATG CTCGCGTTTGGCTATATCGAGACCTGACAACTCAACCCATTGCTCAATATTTTGCTTGGGTCTCATTACCCGTCTGTTTAATACTCTTTTCGGCGGGATTTGTTCATCTTATAGCACCGCAGAgtatag GTTCTGGTATACCCGAAATGAAAACAATTCTACGTGGGGTGGCCCTTAAAGAGTATTTAACATTTAAAACCTTAGTGGCCAAGATTGTTGGTTTAACGGCAACTTTGGGCAGTGGTATGCCATTAGGAAAGGAA GGTCCATTCGTACATATAGCAAGTATTGTAGCACAATTATTAAGTAAGCTAGTGACATCATTCCAAGGTATCTATGAAAATGAATCTCGCAATTCGGAAATGTTGGCCGCTGCCTGTGCAGTGGGTGTGGGTGCATGTTTTGCAGCTCCAGTAGGCG GTGTATTATTTAGTATAGAGGTAACCACAACATATTTCGCTGTTCGCAATTATTGGCGTGGTTTTTTTGCTGCTGTTTGTGGTGCTACTGTCTTCCGTCTATTGGCCGTATGGTTTCAAAATGCCGATACTGTGCGTGCcgtatttttaacaaatttcaccACAGAATTTCCCTTTGATCCTCAGGAATTATTTGTGTTTGCTTTAATGGG AGTTGTTTGTGGCTTAGGAGGAGCAGCCTATGTTTGGGTACATCGACGATATGTTCTATTCATGCGTTCCAAtaagaaaatgaataaatttctacagaaaaa CCGTTTCCTATATCCCGGTTTTCTGGCCCTTTTGGTATCAACCATCTCATTTCCTCTGGGCACTGGACAATTCATAGCTGGCGAATTGGGTACACATGAACAGGTATCGCAACTCTTTAGTAATTTCACATGGTCCCGAGAAGATCTGACGGTGGAACAGGCAGCCATTGTTACACATTGGGTAACGCCTTACACAAATGTCTTCATCAATCTGACATGTTATGTTGTGTTTACA TTTGTGTTCTCTATCATTGCCTCAACCATACCCGTGCCATCGGGTATTTTTATACCAGTATTCAAAATAGGTGCGGGTCTGGGACGTTTAATTGGTGAAAGCATGCATTTATGGTTTCCCAATGGTGTGCGCTATGGCGGCCGTTTGTCACCCATTAATCCCGGAGGCTATGCCGTTGTGGGCGCTGCTGCATTTTCGGGGGCTGTCACTCATACGGTGTCGGTGGCAGTGATTGTCTTCGAAATGACCGGTCAAATAACCCATGTGGTACCGGTGATGATAGCTGTGCTCATAGCCAATGCTATAGCCGCACTCTTACAACCCTCCATGTACGACAGTAttatattgattaaaaagttgcCATATCTGCCCGATTTGCTGCCCTCCAGCTCAGGCATGTATAGTATCTATGTCGAGGACTTTATGGTGCGCGATGTCAAATACATATGGCAGGGCATTACCTATCAGCGCCTCAAGGAGGTCTTGAAGAGTAATAAAACCTTACGTTCGCTGCCGTTAGTAGACAGTCCGGAGAATATGATTCTTTTGGGTTCGGTCCAACGCTACGAACTCATCAAAATGATTGAGAAACACATAGGCCGTGAGAAACGTATGGAAGTGGCACAGAAATGGAAAAAAGAAGCCGAAGAGAAGATGCGTGAAGAAGAACGTAAAAAACAAGAGGCCGAACAACGTATGAGAAGACCCTCTCGATTTGAGGTTCTACCGGCACCTGATATCCTAAGTCTACGACAAATAGCCAATGATGAAATGCTACCGCCCAAAAAGAAGCAAGAATCAATGAATAATACACTGCAACCTCGTAAATCCATTTTGAAAAAGACAAACTCATTTAATCTTAAAGCTTTTACCTCACCTACCTCATTGAATAGTCCTAATATAACGCCATATACCACAATAACCGGTACTACGGAATATCGCATACGTAATGCCTTCGAGGCAATCTTTAAAAAATCCACCACCTTGCAAGATGTTCAGCCCACCGATGGCCAGGAAGCGGGTTCAATATCGGCAGCAGCCAGTACGGGTGATATGATGACACCGGGTACGCCAACTGTGCAAAGGGCACCCAGCACACCGGGTATATCGAAAAAAGTTCAATTG TCCTATAGAGGAAGTTCGAAAAAGGTTCAATTG CCTAGAGAACGTGTTATCGATATGTCACCCGAAGATCAGAAGAAATGGGAAATGGAAGAAATGCAAAAACCCATAGATTTGGATAAGGCTAAGGTCAATATAGATCCAAGTCCATTCCAGCTGGTGGAAAGAACCTCTATACTCAAAGTACATTCATTATTCTCCATGGTGGGGATAAATCATGCATATGTTACAAAAATTGGAAGACTTGTCGGTGTGGTGGGTTTAAAAGAG TTACGCAAAGCCATCGAGGATATCAATAGCAACAGTTTTGTGatacaaaatcaattaaaagacACTGATCCCACAGATGTGGAAAATAGCTCGGCCCAAAAGCCTTTGCTAACACCTCAAGACAGTAGTGATAAACAAGTAAATGTCACAGTAACATCTATGGATTCGGCATTATCCAATTCGGATAATTGTTCGGATATTGAATTGGAAAATATTCACAAGACATCAGTCTCATCATCATTGTCAGCATCGGTCTCACCATCACCGACCATAGATTCATCCAATAATAGTAGTACTAAGCCTATATCACCATTAGCTAAAGAGCATACAATAAGAAGGAAATCTCCCCCGCCTCCAGAAAATCCCAAAACCACAACAGAATCGCCTAGTCGAGAAACGACCAAAGAGTGA